From Bacillus sp. Bos-x628, the proteins below share one genomic window:
- a CDS encoding anti-sigma regulatory factor → MKNQSCVKILTEWDIVAARQLGRNVAKELGFGTVDQARITTAISELARNIYLYAGKGQICIEEVMERGKRGLKVIAADEGPGIMDIRKVMEDGFSTSGGLGAGLPGVRRLMDDFKLDSAPKQGTEIQAVKWLR, encoded by the coding sequence ATGAAAAACCAATCCTGTGTAAAAATTTTGACGGAATGGGACATAGTTGCGGCAAGACAACTGGGACGAAATGTTGCAAAAGAACTGGGTTTTGGAACAGTTGACCAAGCAAGAATTACAACGGCCATTTCAGAGTTAGCTCGAAACATCTATTTATACGCTGGTAAAGGTCAGATTTGTATAGAAGAAGTGATGGAGCGTGGAAAGCGTGGACTCAAAGTCATCGCAGCCGATGAGGGGCCCGGTATTATGGATATTCGCAAAGTGATGGAAGATGGATTTTCCACATCAGGCGGACTCGGAGCAGGTCTTCCAGGAGTTAGAAGACTAATGGATGATTTTAAACTGGATTCTGCACCGAAACAAGGAACGGAGATACAAGCTGTCAAGTGGCTTCGCTAG
- the rsbS gene encoding RsbT antagonist protein RsbS, with translation MRNHPKIPILKLYNCLLISIQWELDDQTALHFQEDLLNKIHETGANGVVIDLTSVDMIDSFIAKVLGDVITMSKLMGAKVVLTGIQPAVAVTLIELGISLEEIQTALDLEQGLETLKRELGE, from the coding sequence TTGAGAAATCACCCGAAGATTCCAATCTTAAAATTATATAATTGTCTTCTAATCTCCATACAGTGGGAGCTTGATGACCAAACTGCTCTTCACTTTCAAGAAGACTTGCTGAATAAAATCCATGAAACAGGAGCGAACGGTGTTGTCATTGACCTAACGTCTGTTGATATGATTGATTCATTTATCGCAAAAGTATTAGGCGATGTGATTACCATGTCTAAGCTCATGGGGGCAAAAGTGGTATTAACAGGAATACAACCTGCTGTCGCTGTGACTCTGATTGAACTTGGTATATCACTAGAAGAAATTCAGACAGCATTAGATCTTGAACAAGGGCTTGAGACACTGAAGCGGGAATTGGGGGAATAG